From Blastocatellia bacterium, one genomic window encodes:
- the amrS gene encoding AmmeMemoRadiSam system radical SAM enzyme, with the protein MARQKPVQIVTLESVLKRYAVEGELYEKLPDGKVRCYACGHRCLILPGLEGICKVRYNEGGKLYVPANYVAALNCDPIEKKPFFHVLPGSRAMTFGMLGCDLHCSYCQNWLTSQALRDPVAGTMPEPITAEEIVALSRRYRAASIISSYNEPLITSEWAVMVFKQAKKENFLTGYVSNGNATAEVLDYIRPWTDLYKIDLKTFSDRNYRSLGGTLQSVLETCRMVYERGFWMEIVTLIVPGFNDSDRELRDIARFIRSLSPDIPWHVTAFHKDYKMTDPSDTPPSTLIRAAEIGYGEGLHFVYAGNIPGQVSSFENTYCPDCNTLLVERYGFHVLRVTLDGSRCPRCRRVVPGIWTQHASTEN; encoded by the coding sequence ATGGCGCGACAAAAGCCCGTTCAAATCGTTACCCTCGAGAGCGTCCTGAAAAGATACGCCGTCGAAGGGGAGCTGTATGAAAAATTGCCCGATGGGAAAGTCCGCTGCTACGCCTGCGGGCATCGCTGTCTGATTCTGCCCGGACTGGAGGGGATCTGCAAAGTCCGCTACAACGAGGGAGGAAAACTCTATGTCCCGGCAAACTACGTTGCCGCCCTCAACTGTGATCCCATCGAGAAAAAACCTTTCTTTCACGTCCTGCCGGGCAGCCGCGCGATGACCTTCGGAATGCTCGGGTGTGATCTCCACTGCTCCTATTGTCAGAACTGGTTGACATCCCAGGCGCTCCGCGATCCAGTGGCGGGCACGATGCCCGAACCGATAACGGCCGAGGAGATCGTTGCCCTGAGCCGACGTTACCGAGCTGCATCCATCATCAGTAGCTACAACGAACCACTCATCACCTCCGAGTGGGCCGTCATGGTCTTTAAACAGGCAAAGAAGGAGAATTTTCTCACCGGTTATGTGTCCAACGGGAATGCGACGGCTGAAGTCCTCGATTACATACGTCCCTGGACCGATCTGTACAAGATTGACCTCAAGACCTTCAGTGATCGAAACTATCGTTCTCTGGGTGGGACCCTGCAAAGCGTGCTCGAGACCTGTCGCATGGTTTACGAACGCGGATTCTGGATGGAAATAGTCACGCTGATCGTACCCGGATTCAACGATAGTGATAGGGAGCTGCGTGACATTGCACGATTCATCCGGTCCTTGTCGCCTGACATCCCCTGGCACGTGACGGCCTTCCACAAGGACTACAAGATGACCGATCCAAGCGATACACCGCCGAGCACGCTCATTCGGGCCGCGGAAATCGGCTACGGTGAAGGGCTCCATTTCGTCTATGCCGGAAATATCCCCGGGCAGGTAAGCTCGTTCGAGAATACCTATTGCCCCGACTGCAATACGCTTCTTGTGGAGCGGTACGGTTTTCACGTTCTCCGGGTGACTCTCGATGGCTCCCGCTGTCCCCGGTGTCGGCGCGTGGTTCCCGGCATCTGGACTCAGCATGCGAGTACGGAGAATTGA
- a CDS encoding glycosyltransferase family 9 protein: MYSGGNVAAPARILVLNLGPLSHAVFMLPALKALRERFPAAEVTVAATRMSCELLALTPFPSNMVAIERWEPGKLYLPWMAYRAVKFVHEIGSRSYDAIIDFHVSLGRSFVLWWLANRQRFPIGPPSGLWEILIRQLREKPNPHKHFVDRFLDQLKPLGIKATDRVPRLSTDPSSDVRAGEILKSKRVERGEILIGLDPFPEAGAPFRPSDFYADLARRLVNTFEVRPLLVGTRRTLSAVLSRFPRQTLALRLNALSEIVSVLARLTLMISEDSAYGHIAAALGVPTIMIGCPITRKPLGEQHQFINPFGSPTVTVGDIFSMAVEMLRHMRTTALFER, encoded by the coding sequence ATGTACAGCGGAGGGAACGTAGCAGCCCCTGCGCGGATTCTCGTGTTGAATCTCGGGCCGCTCAGTCACGCTGTCTTCATGCTCCCGGCGTTGAAAGCTCTGCGCGAGCGGTTTCCTGCGGCGGAGGTGACGGTAGCAGCCACCAGGATGAGCTGCGAACTTTTGGCCCTGACACCGTTCCCTTCGAACATGGTGGCCATTGAACGATGGGAGCCGGGAAAGCTTTATCTCCCCTGGATGGCCTATCGCGCGGTGAAGTTTGTTCACGAGATCGGGAGCCGGAGCTACGACGCGATTATTGATTTCCACGTGAGTCTAGGAAGGAGTTTTGTACTGTGGTGGCTGGCAAACCGGCAGCGGTTCCCGATAGGGCCTCCCTCGGGCCTGTGGGAGATCTTGATCCGTCAGTTGCGGGAAAAGCCGAACCCTCACAAGCATTTCGTTGATCGGTTTCTTGACCAGCTCAAGCCGCTTGGCATCAAAGCAACTGATCGTGTTCCGCGCTTGAGCACAGATCCTTCAAGTGACGTCCGCGCCGGCGAGATTCTCAAGAGTAAGCGCGTTGAGCGGGGTGAAATCCTCATCGGTCTCGACCCTTTCCCGGAAGCAGGAGCACCGTTTCGGCCGAGCGATTTTTACGCCGACCTAGCCCGGCGACTGGTGAATACCTTTGAAGTGAGGCCCCTGCTTGTGGGGACGAGGAGAACTCTGTCAGCCGTGCTATCGCGTTTCCCTCGACAGACTCTCGCGCTCAGACTGAACGCTCTCAGCGAGATCGTGTCGGTCCTGGCACGGCTCACGCTCATGATTTCGGAAGATTCGGCGTACGGGCATATCGCCGCTGCGTTGGGAGTTCCCACGATCATGATCGGCTGCCCGATCACCCGGAAGCCACTTGGTGAGCAGCACCAGTTCATCAATCCGTTTGGCTCGCCAACGGTCACCGTCGGGGACATCTTCTCAATGGCCGTGGAAATGCTCCGACACATGCGTACGACTGCACTGTTTGAACGGTAG
- a CDS encoding multiheme c-type cytochrome: MARRQGYIVHFKNRFRGAAIAHLDTGYFFSDRLDFNTRKLARDAAVGNEWVIRAYDHIGVDAVNVSYHDLPQMANCFSSAEFKRHASTTPVVQRFVSANVRARSGRHQSPRPFLIKELVGERLGARPLRLGIVGLTEKGNASDPTFVIDDPLQAARRVIPQVRPRVDLVVVMAYMQPEAIEQLVRENPQIDIVIADLGRPQVYPPRTIGKTFIAYTYYQTKLLGELRLYRDGQTGKIRFSHRAVELDRVIPDDPSTEQLRVEARKEIAAMQELIVRQLLSERRRDRSSTRDAVGPTYVGSQTCQPCHEAAHRVWARSGHARAYATLQKVKRENDPQCVICHVTGWGEPSGFVSLASTPLLKDVHCESCHGPGSEHVARPARGYGHTVMPAGCVSCHTRENSPDFELVSYWARIKH, translated from the coding sequence GTGGCACGTCGCCAGGGATACATTGTGCATTTCAAGAACCGCTTTCGTGGCGCTGCCATAGCGCATCTTGATACGGGCTACTTCTTCAGCGATCGTCTTGATTTCAATACCCGAAAGTTAGCTCGAGACGCTGCTGTCGGAAACGAGTGGGTCATTCGTGCGTATGATCATATCGGTGTGGATGCCGTCAATGTGTCATATCATGATTTACCTCAGATGGCAAACTGTTTCTCATCGGCGGAATTTAAACGACACGCCTCGACGACGCCGGTAGTTCAGCGCTTCGTCTCAGCCAACGTTCGAGCCAGAAGTGGCCGGCACCAGAGTCCGCGTCCCTTCCTCATCAAAGAGCTTGTCGGGGAGCGCCTTGGGGCTCGGCCCCTGCGCCTCGGCATCGTGGGATTGACGGAGAAGGGGAATGCCTCTGACCCGACGTTTGTGATTGACGATCCGCTCCAGGCTGCGCGTCGCGTGATTCCTCAAGTGCGACCGCGGGTTGATCTCGTGGTGGTGATGGCCTACATGCAGCCTGAGGCCATCGAACAGCTCGTCCGGGAGAATCCTCAAATTGATATCGTCATTGCTGATCTGGGACGGCCTCAGGTTTACCCTCCCCGGACGATAGGAAAGACGTTTATCGCCTACACCTATTACCAGACAAAGTTACTCGGGGAACTGCGCCTGTACCGCGACGGACAAACGGGTAAAATCCGATTCAGCCATCGGGCCGTCGAACTTGATCGCGTGATTCCCGATGATCCCTCCACCGAACAACTCCGGGTGGAGGCCCGAAAGGAAATTGCTGCCATGCAGGAGCTAATTGTCCGGCAACTCCTCAGCGAACGACGGCGGGACAGGAGTTCGACGCGGGATGCTGTTGGCCCGACCTACGTGGGATCACAAACTTGTCAGCCCTGTCATGAAGCAGCTCACCGGGTGTGGGCACGATCCGGGCACGCCCGGGCCTACGCCACACTGCAAAAAGTCAAGCGGGAAAATGATCCGCAGTGCGTCATCTGTCACGTCACGGGGTGGGGTGAGCCGTCGGGATTTGTCAGTCTGGCCTCCACACCACTGCTGAAAGATGTTCATTGTGAGTCCTGCCATGGACCGGGATCGGAACATGTGGCTCGTCCGGCGCGCGGGTATGGTCATACGGTCATGCCTGCTGGGTGCGTCTCCTGTCACACGCGAGAAAATAGCCCCGATTTCGAGCTTGTCAGCTACTGGGCGAGGATCAAGCATTGA
- a CDS encoding DUF721 domain-containing protein, translating into MEEILDLLPTILRQIGYQEAVCEKAVCAAWNRIVGDVVSANAVPFRLYEGRLIVLTSDATWKKQLEAISPEILYKMNRLLGADIVKFIEYRIDPYYTRGQRHQELEIRFRRLDEIIRDLEPLVRDLADAELRAAFLRAASKCIERIEGESE; encoded by the coding sequence ATGGAAGAAATTCTCGATCTGCTGCCTACAATCCTGCGACAGATAGGCTATCAGGAAGCGGTCTGCGAGAAAGCCGTATGTGCCGCCTGGAACCGAATCGTTGGGGATGTGGTGTCGGCCAATGCCGTGCCCTTCCGGCTTTATGAGGGACGTCTCATCGTTTTGACAAGCGATGCCACGTGGAAGAAACAGCTCGAGGCAATATCGCCGGAAATTCTTTACAAAATGAATCGGTTGCTCGGGGCCGATATCGTCAAATTCATCGAATATCGGATTGATCCCTACTACACTCGAGGTCAACGACACCAGGAGTTGGAGATTCGATTCCGTCGTCTGGACGAGATCATCCGCGACCTCGAACCCCTCGTCCGGGACCTTGCCGATGCGGAGCTTCGGGCGGCCTTCCTTCGCGCGGCTAGTAAGTGCATTGAGAGAATCGAAGGGGAGTCCGAATGA
- a CDS encoding molybdopterin-binding protein, translating into MTVRVEIMAIGNELLLGDTLDTNTQWLCQFVTGSGGRVERAVLLPDDRQVIARELRQALERKPDLILTTGGLGPTDDDLTLEAVSEALQRPLVINDAARDLVRRKYTALAEAGYVADAALTDSRIKMACLPQGSEPVENPVGAAPAVITRTDQTILINLPGVPAEMKGIVTGPLQPLWHQLFRQVFRQREIYALCRDETILAPVLRNATSAFPDVYIKSRAREFGPDVRFRITLSTTGPDVPSVEARLDDAMARLIELLSQAGIGYSPS; encoded by the coding sequence ATGACGGTCAGAGTTGAGATCATGGCCATCGGAAACGAGCTTCTTCTGGGTGATACGTTAGACACCAACACGCAGTGGCTGTGCCAGTTCGTCACCGGTTCCGGAGGACGCGTCGAGCGGGCCGTCCTTCTGCCCGACGACCGACAGGTGATCGCACGGGAACTTCGCCAGGCACTCGAACGGAAACCCGACCTGATCCTCACGACGGGAGGGCTCGGTCCGACAGACGACGATCTCACTCTCGAAGCGGTGTCCGAGGCACTCCAGAGGCCCCTTGTCATCAACGATGCCGCACGGGACCTGGTGCGGAGGAAATATACGGCCCTGGCCGAAGCGGGATACGTCGCCGACGCCGCCCTGACTGACAGCCGGATCAAGATGGCCTGCCTGCCCCAAGGGAGCGAACCTGTCGAGAACCCTGTGGGTGCAGCCCCTGCTGTCATTACGCGAACGGACCAGACGATTTTGATCAATCTCCCCGGTGTTCCCGCGGAGATGAAAGGTATTGTGACCGGACCTCTCCAGCCGCTCTGGCACCAGCTCTTTCGCCAGGTTTTTCGCCAACGCGAGATTTACGCCCTATGCCGGGACGAGACGATCCTTGCACCGGTTCTCCGGAATGCGACTTCAGCCTTCCCCGACGTGTACATCAAGTCGCGCGCCCGCGAATTCGGACCAGATGTTCGCTTCCGCATCACACTGTCCACGACGGGACCAGATGTTCCCAGCGTCGAAGCGCGGCTGGACGATGCAATGGCTCGTCTGATCGAACTGCTCTCTCAGGCGGGGATTGGTTATTCCCCATCGTGA
- a CDS encoding translation initiation factor eIF-2B, which translates to MELSPEQRLEGLARDTTSGATEISRRAAELLRDVITRSVALTLDDFVKDLTQWGSKIIQSQPSMTPLFHLVRSVTRAIQSGVSIEAAQKNALRALDDFVSHLRESPGQIASHFVAAIPQAATILTHSFSETVLTALLRAQASGRSLSVIATESRPQLEGRTLAAHLHRTGIPTTLIVDAAAARWIPTADLVLVGADTVCESGVVNKIGTRMIALAAQEMGVSVVVLADSSKFRPSNLPALDLNHERPPAEVWADAPVGLRVWNQYFELTPLCLVTTVITESGGMTPTEVIENLHRYGE; encoded by the coding sequence ATGGAACTTTCCCCCGAACAAAGACTGGAGGGTCTAGCTCGAGACACTACATCGGGTGCGACGGAGATTAGCCGTCGTGCCGCGGAGTTACTCAGGGACGTAATCACTCGCTCTGTTGCTTTGACTCTAGATGATTTCGTCAAGGATCTCACACAGTGGGGATCGAAAATCATTCAGTCGCAGCCCAGTATGACTCCCCTCTTCCATCTCGTCAGGAGCGTCACCCGCGCCATCCAATCCGGCGTCTCCATCGAGGCGGCGCAAAAGAATGCGCTGCGCGCACTGGACGACTTCGTCAGTCACCTTCGAGAGAGCCCCGGACAGATCGCCAGCCACTTTGTCGCCGCGATTCCGCAGGCCGCGACCATTCTCACACATTCCTTCAGTGAAACCGTCTTGACGGCACTGCTCCGGGCCCAAGCGTCCGGCAGGAGCCTTTCGGTTATCGCTACCGAGTCGCGTCCCCAACTCGAAGGACGAACCCTCGCTGCTCACCTCCACCGCACTGGTATCCCCACGACACTGATTGTGGATGCAGCGGCTGCGCGATGGATACCAACGGCTGATCTTGTCCTCGTCGGGGCAGATACGGTGTGCGAAAGCGGAGTCGTCAATAAGATCGGCACACGAATGATCGCGCTCGCAGCGCAGGAAATGGGCGTTTCGGTAGTCGTCCTCGCTGACAGCTCTAAATTCCGTCCCTCGAATCTCCCGGCGCTTGACCTCAACCATGAGCGGCCGCCCGCTGAGGTGTGGGCCGATGCCCCTGTGGGACTACGTGTGTGGAATCAGTATTTCGAATTGACACCCCTTTGCCTTGTAACCACCGTGATCACGGAATCTGGTGGGATGACCCCAACCGAAGTAATCGAAAATCTTCACCGCTACGGGGAGTAA
- a CDS encoding CBS domain-containing protein, whose protein sequence is MKRIRDLIESRTEIYSVQAGDSVRRAAQEMTRRDVRAITVLDGDKLAGILSQWDIMTKVVAEGRDPETTTVAEIMTPDPMTASPDDTYAECLGTMLANDIQHLVVVTDEGEVKGLIAIGDLLKVDRKEQSEIIEYYEKLFQMY, encoded by the coding sequence ATGAAGCGGATTCGTGACCTCATAGAATCGAGAACCGAAATCTACTCGGTACAGGCGGGCGATTCGGTACGCCGCGCCGCACAGGAAATGACCCGTCGCGATGTCCGCGCCATCACCGTTCTCGACGGAGATAAACTGGCGGGCATACTCTCGCAGTGGGACATCATGACAAAGGTTGTCGCTGAAGGCCGCGATCCAGAGACGACGACGGTCGCTGAAATTATGACGCCCGACCCGATGACAGCTTCCCCCGACGACACCTATGCCGAATGCCTGGGGACGATGCTCGCCAATGACATCCAGCATCTCGTCGTCGTTACTGATGAGGGAGAGGTCAAGGGTCTTATCGCCATCGGAGACCTCCTGAAAGTGGATCGGAAGGAGCAATCGGAAATCATCGAGTATTACGAGAAGCTCTTCCAGATGTATTGA
- a CDS encoding tetratricopeptide repeat protein, protein MEPVVLVRPKATRAIRAFEQAIKIFNRHDFEKAREAFESVIERFPEEPEVLARARAYLTICEQRLSHSPATPRTAEALYDRGVIELNRGQIGQAILLFEKALRLEPDADHIVYALASAYAKGGNIERALETLKQCIRKDETYRIHARRDPDFRSLYTCEEFQKLVGMEVVE, encoded by the coding sequence GTGGAGCCTGTTGTCCTCGTTCGTCCGAAGGCCACGCGGGCAATTCGCGCCTTCGAGCAGGCGATCAAGATTTTCAATCGGCATGACTTTGAGAAAGCGCGGGAGGCTTTTGAGAGTGTCATTGAACGATTCCCCGAGGAGCCTGAAGTCCTTGCGCGGGCGCGCGCTTATTTGACCATATGTGAGCAGCGTCTCAGTCACTCGCCGGCCACCCCGCGAACGGCAGAGGCTTTGTACGACCGTGGTGTAATAGAGTTGAACCGCGGCCAGATAGGGCAGGCCATCCTCCTCTTTGAGAAGGCTCTTCGCCTGGAGCCCGATGCTGACCATATCGTCTATGCCCTCGCCTCTGCCTATGCAAAGGGTGGGAATATTGAGCGCGCCCTCGAAACCCTGAAGCAGTGCATCCGAAAGGATGAAACCTACCGAATCCACGCGCGACGGGATCCTGACTTCCGGAGCCTCTATACCTGTGAGGAGTTCCAAAAGCTCGTTGGAATGGAAGTAGTAGAATAA